gcccagcttgcatcattcttgcttccatgcttccttgtttcatcacctatcatcaacaagggaaatagcttcaaagtcttaccaattcaagcaataaatttcatgagattcattcatactcattcatatatgcattccttaaatcatttgcatgaatttggctagaattaACATGTTCCTTGATATCATCATGCATGGaaacaaaactcataaaaggacttgtttattaagagaaaatgagtgaatttaagctaaaactaactaaactaactaactaataaagCAAATATGCACTTGCatcaaagatccaaaccaacatttATCCAGTTTTttgaggatttgtgatactgtcaaATCTAATGGTGTGCATCCTGACATCTATAAACTGTTGTTATTTCCATTCTCCCTCAGAGACAAAGCTACTCACTGGTTGGAGACATTTCCAAGAGAGAGCATCAACACTTAGGAAGATCTAGTGAgcaagttccttgccaaattttaccGACCTCAGAGGATTATTAGATTGAAGGCTGAAGTACAAACATTCACACAATTAGATGCTGAATCTCTATATGAGGCATGAGAGAGATACAAGGCTAATTAGGAAGTGTCCCCCtgaaatgttcaatgaatggaaCATATTGCAgaatttctatgaaggcttgaCATTGAAAGCTTAGGAGGCACTAGATCACTCCGCTGGAGGctctttgcaactcatgaaaactgcaGATGAGGCCCAAAATcttattgatatggtggctaacaaccaatatttctttgctcatcaaaggcaatgccaaccatcacaaaggaaaggagtgctagagttggaaggagtggactcaatactagctcaaaacaaaatgatgcagcaacaaattcagcaataatttgagcaaatggccaagaggattgataGCTTCCAAGTTGCAACAGTAaatacaagccaaccatcaaccacatGGGGGAAAATGAAGAGAATCAAGATGATCAGTAGCAAGAACAAATTCAATTTGTGCACAACCAAGGTTTTGGCTCAAGTGAGGTTTATGGTGACACCTACAATCCctcatggaagaaccacccaaaccttAGATGGGGGGATAGCCACCACTAAAACCAGCAACCATGGCAAAGGAATTCAAGCCAAAACAACTCAAGAAATAACCAGAACTATAACCAGTAGAACAATAACCAAAATTTATatagaaaaccccaaaacactTATCCCAATTCCAACCATTATCCATTTAATAACCCAGCCACCAACCACAACAACTATCATCCACCCTCATCATCAGCTCATAACCAACCACAAATCCCACAAGACACTCAGAGAATCTCCAACTTAGAGATATTgatggagaaaatgatgaaaCAGCAAGAACTTACAAACAAAAACAATGAAACTTCTACAAGAAACATAGAAAGGTAGATTAGACAGCTTTCCAAGCAAGCTGTGATTGAAAGGCCATCAAGCTCATTACCAAGCAATACCATTTCTAATCCAAAAGAAGAGTGCAAAGCTATACATCTAAGGAGTGGAAAGATCTTGGTGAAAAATGAAGAAGCAACCAAGAAGCTTATGGAAAGCAACAAAAAGCCAACAGAGAAAGAGGAAGCCAACAACAAAGAAGTGACAACAAACAAGCAAACTTCAGAGAAGCTCAAAGAAAAAGATGACCAAAAGAAGCCTGAAGAAGGAAAGAAGCAGCCACAAATCTCAAGAAAAGGGAAGGAAGCAATGGAAGAGCCAACCAAAGAACAAAGGCATGGAGTAAAAACTTTCACACCTCTATTGCCATATCCCCAAAGATTCAACAAGGAGACTAAGGACCAACACTTCCCTAAATTCCTTGAAGTCTTCAAGAAATTGGAGATTAACATCCCTCTGGCTGAGGCATTAGAGCAAATGCCTCTATATGCGAAGTTTTTGAAGGAGCTTATCAATAAAAAGAGAAGTTGGCAAGAGAAGGAAACTGTATTGCtaactgaagaatgcagtgcattaATCCAGAAAGGGCTTCCTCCAAAACTGGAGGACCCTGGAAGCTTTTTCCTACCTTGTATCATTGGCAACATAAACATCAATAAAGCAATGTGTGACTTAGGGGATAGCATCAATCTAATGCCTTCTTCTCTGATGAAAAGGCTATGCATAGAGGAGGTAAAGTCCATACAGATGTCACTAGAGCTAGTGGACAAAGCTGTGGTATTTCCCAAAGGTATGGTTGAAAATCTTTTGGTTAAAGTGGATAAGTTCATATTCCCtgcagactttgtgattctgGACCTAGATGAGGAAGGAAGTGATTCCATCATactaggaagaccattcttgGCTACAGCAAGGGCTATCATGGATGTGGAATAAGGGGAACTGACCCTAAGACTGCACGATGAAAGCATTACTTTAAATGTCTTTCCAAAAACACAGCACtatgatgaaaagaaagaatGCATGAAGAGCAACAGAGAAGACTTGCAGTGGAAGGAAGAAACCAACAAGGCACTCATTGATTCCCTTCCAAAGTAAGAAACAAACAACATAGCAGCACAAAAGGAGAATGAAACTATGCAGAGTGATGAGGGAAAGCAGGAAGAAGTTGAAGTATTAGCTACTAAGAAGGAAAGTCCAAAAATGCAGTCCATTGTCAAAGGGGAAGGATCCACACacagaaagaagaaaagcaaaaaaagggGTAAAAAGGGGTGAAAGAACTAAAAGATCCCAACTGAGGGATTTCAAAAAGGGGATAAAGTGCAGTTAATCTTCCAATAATTGGGGGCAAGTCAACAAGCTGATGACTACTATACTATCAACAAAATACTCTCACTAGATCATGCTAAAATTGAGTATCAAGGCACTAAAAAGAAGATCACATTGAAGGGAGACAAGCTGAGATATTATagtcatcaaccaccctaatAAGGgcccaatgtcaagctagtgacaataaaagagcgctacatgggaggcaacccatgatttaataTCCttgtttcaatttaatttcaataatcAGTGGTCCTTCTAGCATGAAATTGAATTCTCATGAGcatatggtgcacgaaattgtgtatgccaatattaatggactatttctcatagcttcgcacaactaaccagcaagtgcactaggtcgtccaagtaataccttatgtgagtaagggtcgaatcccacggagattgttggcttgaagtaagctatggttatcttattattcttagtcaggatataatatcaataataatttttagtttcaattgtaaaaagtaaaagagcatgaaataaatacttattatgtagtaatggagaatatgttggagttttggaaatgctttgtcctctgaatttcagcttttcccttgtcctcctcttcacacacgcaaggctccttccatggcaagctgtatgtagggaatcaccattgtcaatggctacttcccatcctctcagtgaaaattgtccaaatgctctgtcacagtacggctaatcatctatcggttctcgatcatgtcggaataagatccattgatccttttgtgtctgtcactacgcccaacactcgcgagtttgaagctcgtcacagtcatctaatccttgaatcctacttggaataacacagacaaggtttagaccttccggattctcaaggatgccgccaatggattctagcttataccacgaagattctgattaaggaatctaagagatactaattcaatctaatgtagaacggaggtgattgtcaggcacacgttcatggattgagaaaggttatgagtgtcacagatcatcaccttcttcatagtgaagcgcgaatgaacatcttagataggaacaagcgtgtttgaatggaaaacagaaataattgcattaattcatcgagacgctgcagagctcctcacccccaacaatggagtttagagactcatgccgtcaaaaggtgcaaagttcagatctaaaaatgtcatgagatacaaaataaatctctaaaagttgtttaaatactaagctagtaacctaggtttatagaagatgagtaaactaagatggatagtgcagaaatccacttctggggcccacttggtgtatgctggggctgagacttaagtttctcacgtgcctgggctgtttctggagttgaacggcaggttgtaacctgtttctggcgttgaactccaacttgcaacctatttctggcgctgaacgctagactgcaacatggaactggcgttgaacgccagtttacgttgtctatcttcgcgcaaagtataaactattatatattgctggaaagccctggatgtttactttccaacccaattgagagcgtgccaattggactcctgtatctccaaaaaatccattatgagtgcagggaggtcaaaatctaacaacatcagcagtcctttttcagcctaaatcagatttttgctcagctccctcaatatcagccagaaaatacctaaaatcacagaaaaacacccaaactcatagtaaagtccagaaatatgattttttcctaaaaactaataaaaatctactaaaaactaactaaaacatactaaaatttacatgaaattacccccaaaaagcgtataaaatatccgttcaTCAGCATACATGATAATTGCATGCATTGTATTGAAGTATAGGctagatttctaagtttggtgtgcctgaaGGCACTCCAAAATAGTTTTTCAAGCCTTCTTAGACTATATGCTTATTCATTTTGATGGAGTATATagccaaacattaagtttggtgtctgcatatACACTTAACCTCATAGAAACCATTTTGCTTAGAAGATCAAAATTATGAATAGATGAGCCGTACGTAGCTTCAATTTAGGAGTTTATggtagaaaataaaatgttccTTATGATAAATGTACCAATTATGATGAATATTAATTGCATTTTATATGGATCCCTTAGCAGagaataagtttggtgtccaccAAATTTTTGTTCAAAATCTAAGGAGTATAGTTGGTCAATTGTACACAAGGAACATGCAAAAATCTTGTTTTATTTACCACTACACCACCGTGCCATTCTTTATGTCCAATGCTTACcaattctttaatttaattgtgTAGGACAAAGAACATTGAAAAGAGGACAATGTGGAATGCATGCACGGCTAGgacaaagagaaagagagtCACATGTGCCTAGGGAATGGTGCATTCTTGGAAACAAAAATCTGCATGCTTAGAGCTCTTGAAGGCCGAACCACATGCATCCAATGGGTGAGCAATCCTTGTCAAGCTCCAACTATGCATGCAAGCCGTCCATGCCTTAAGCTCCCCACAAAATTTGCTCACTCTCCACCCTTCCTTCACATAACTGAACTCTCTCCTCACTTGTGGTGCTGTGTGAAGACTTGATACCTTGTCTATAAATAGCTTGAGACACTTCATAAGCTACACAAGCATTTAGTCCATTCTTTTTCTATCCCACAAACACAGTTAACAACCCTCCTCCCCAAACAGCACATCATTCTCTATTCGTTTCACAACAAAACCGAACCTTACCTCCCCCAAAGCTCATCCttgattcttctttctttctaaacTCATGGCTCCATCAAGCTCTagtggaagaaaagaaaaagagcccATGGTGACCGAACCTCCAACCTATGATGCAAAGAAATTTAAATCTCAGTATCATGAAGGAAGATATCATAGGCTTATGAAATCAAAGCATGTCATTCCTGAGATGGAATTCTACTTGAGGGAGGGGAAATATcccatcatgaggcaaattACCAAGGAAAGGAGATGGAAACTTCTATGTGCACCTCTCACTAACATTAGTGCAGTTATGGTGTGAGAATTTTATGCTAATACTGTGAAAGGAACTGCAGACAGCCCTCCTAATAAAAGCTTTATCAGAGGTgttgaagtggattttagccCAGCCTCGGTCATGAGAGTCCTCCAGTTGAGGAGAATAACCTATGGAGAGCTTAGTTTTGAAGATAGAATATAGGGAGAGAATGACCCTGATGATATTCTACAGGGGATATGTTTAGAAGGCACAGACTGggaaagagactcaaaaggagCCCCAAGCCACTTGAAAAGAATAGATCTCACTCCTGAGGCCAAGGAATGGTATGAGATAGTAAGGAGATCTATACTCCCTACTAGAAACACATCATCGGTCACAGTCAAGcgagcactcttgacatactgCATCCTACATGGAAGAGAAATCAACCTCTCATAACTCATAGCCGACAATATTCAGGAGATGGCTGAAAGCATGAACAAATCGAGTAGGCTTGGTCATCTAAGCACCATTCTAAGGCTATGCAACAGGGCTGGGGTGCTCTTTGAAGATGAAGACATAGAGAAGGTAATAAGAGGAAAGGGATCACAAAAAGAAGCATGGAAAGTGCTAGTGAAGATGATGATTCAGAGGAAGGAAGAActcaaagtagaagaagaagaccaCAAGTGGAGGGGGAGCAAGTTCCTGATGCATTGGACTTGAGTCAAATGCAGAGAACAATTAAGAAAATGTCTCAACATTTCATGAGGTAGCAGGAGCAATCTTTGAAGGATAGAGAGGAAAGAGAGGCTTGGCAGCGACAAATGATGGATCAACAAGAGGCTTGGCAACAGCAAATGATAGCCCAAGAACAAGAATTTCAAACAAGAATTCTTTAAGAGCATAAGGAACAATCAAAAGATTTTAAAGAATCATATGATAAATTGTATTTGAATCAAGCTAAGTATGGGGAATATACTCACAACTTGTATCAGTGGAAGAATATACATCATACCATTGAAGAAAGTAGGCATATAGATAGAATAGAGTATGATGAGGATACACAAGCAAAGTTAGATTATTTGACCCATAGCATGCCAGCACTGAATCCACAAATCAAACCATTTGAGCAATGCCAAGAGTTAAGAGACTGTCAGAGGGCAAAAACCGAGAGGCATTCATCATGGATGCATCAAAGATTGGAGGCAGCAGGACTCTCAGGTCTCATAGACTCTGTCTGAGATAGAAGGTGCCCTGGTGAAGAAGCTTAGGACTATTCCAAGCtctggaagaaaaaaaagaagaagggagaatcaagcaaCAACCAGGGACATAACAACTAAAAGGAGGTGAAGttctttcataattttaaattaaataaggaagatgtatgtctgaaacatgatatgcctccaaTTGCTCTTTGTTctgtatttttatgttttgagtaGTTAGCTTGAAAGTGATCTGCATAATAATTGTCATCCATCATTAGCTTgaactttgttttgtttcctTTCTGCTTGAATAGAAGAaaaatgtttgaattagaaagtgAATATCCAATGTTGTAGAAGTTTGAATGAAAGTTGGTGGTGGTAtttgtttgattcaattgttagctcataaaataaatactgcATAATGACATGTTTCTTGAAATATGAACTAGCTTGCTGCTACAAAGTCTACTATTAATAGAAATCCCTTGAGAatgaatcaaaacaaaaagaaaagaaaatgaaaaagccaagaattggcaaagaaacaaacaataaggctAAACACCAATatctt
Above is a genomic segment from Arachis duranensis cultivar V14167 unplaced genomic scaffold, aradu.V14167.gnm2.J7QH unplaced_Scaffold_343483, whole genome shotgun sequence containing:
- the LOC107465835 gene encoding uncharacterized protein LOC107465835 gives rise to the protein MESNKKPTEKEEANNKEVTTNKQTSEKLKEKDDQKKPEEGKKQPQISRKGKEAMEEPTKEQRHGVKTFTPLLPYPQRFNKETKDQHFPKFLEVFKKLEINIPLAEALEQMPLYAKFLKELINKKRSWQEKETVLLTEECSALIQKGLPPKLEDPGSFFLPCIIGNININKAMCDLGDSINLMPSSLMKRLCIEEVKSIQMSLELVDKAVVFPKGMVENLLVKVDKFIFPADFVILDLDEEGSDSIILGRPFLATARAIMDVE